One Halobaculum roseum DNA segment encodes these proteins:
- a CDS encoding metal-dependent transcriptional regulator — MNTADQYLKAIYLVQETEDGPASTGAVADALDVSPASANEMIGKLEERGLAEHEKYKGVSLSDEGIVRAREALSNYCIIERFLANVLEVEEFRAEARSLEAVIDDTVAERLDTIIDRSSECPDCFDAETDACKYIAEVESENPAD, encoded by the coding sequence ATGAACACGGCAGACCAGTATCTGAAGGCGATTTACCTCGTGCAGGAGACGGAGGACGGCCCCGCCTCGACGGGCGCGGTCGCCGACGCGCTCGACGTGAGTCCCGCCTCCGCCAACGAGATGATCGGGAAACTCGAGGAGCGCGGCCTCGCCGAACACGAGAAGTACAAGGGCGTCTCCCTCAGCGACGAGGGGATCGTCAGGGCCCGCGAGGCGCTGTCGAACTACTGCATCATCGAGCGGTTCCTCGCGAACGTCCTCGAGGTCGAGGAGTTCCGCGCGGAGGCGCGCTCGCTGGAGGCGGTCATCGACGACACCGTCGCCGAGCGCCTCGACACCATCATCGACCGCTCCTCGGAGTGCCCCGACTGTTTCGACGCCGAGACGGACGCCTGCAAGTACATCGCGGAAGTCGAGTCGGAGAACCCGGCCGACTGA